CTCGTGTTCGTGACGGAGGCCGAGTTCGTGGCCTTCCCACTGGAGACGACCTGCGCCTGGATCCCGATGGTCACGGTCTGGCCGTTCGTCAACGTGCCGAGGGTGCAGACCACCTTCGAGGCGGAGACCTGCGCGCAGGTCCCCTGGGTTGACGGAGCCGAGGCGAACACCGGACTCGAGCCCCCGGGCGCGTGGCGGCCGTCGGCTGCGCGCGGAGCGGGATCAGGCCAGGACGCCGCAGGCGGAGCACACTCCCCAGCCGCCGGCGTCGTGGTTGAACGCGGCCTGGCGGCCGCAGTGCGTGCACGTCCTGACGTCGAGCGGGGGCTGGTGGTGGCGCTCCAGGGCCTTCAGGTACCTGACCAGCATGAGGTCGCCATCGGTGGTACGGGGCTGCCCGGTCTCGTAGCGGTGGGACGCCTCGAGGTAGCGGGCGAGGAGTTCGTCGCGCTGGAGGTCGTCGGCGCGAAGGGCCATGTTCACCTCCTTCTGCGGTTCCGGGTTGATGTACCCAGAAACCCCCGGCCGAACCGGGCGAAAGCCAGAAAGTGCGACAAATCCGACCCTCGCGCCCATGCCACCAGTTCCCGGCATCGTCTTCCTTGCATCTTCAGCACCAGCTAGCATCCGGCCCGCCTGAGGAGGAGCTGATGTCCAGGCCCCCCATCGACCACGACAGCTCGGCGTTCGATCGCGGGATCGCCGTCCAACCGGCGGGCGAGGCTCGCTGGCATGGCGAGGTCGAGCCGAAATGGAACATCGGGTCGGCGCCGAACGGCGGCTACCTCCTGTCGATCGCCCTGTCCGCGCTTCGCGAGGCGCTTCCCCATCCCGACCCGGTGGCCGTGTCCGCGCACTATCCGAGCCGCGTCTCACCCGGTCCCGTCGAGGTCCAAGTGGAGGCGGTCCGCGCGGGCCGGGGCCACTCGGTCGGCGTGGCCTGGCTCGAACAGGGCGGCGAGCGCCGCGTGTACGTCGGGGCGACCTTCGGCGACCTGGGCGCCATGGACGGGCCGACCATCGTGAGCGGCGAGCGTCCGGACATCCCGGGTCCGGACGCGTGCATCCCGGCCGCCGGTCCGATCGCCCCTCAGTTCCTCGAGCAGTTCGACATGCGGCTGACGCCCGAGTCCGCCGGGTTCGCGGTCGGACTCCGAAGCGGGCGCGGGCTGATGGAGGGATGGGTCCGGTTCGCGGACGGTCGGGAGCCGGACTCGCTCTCGCTGCCGCTGTTCGCCGATTCCTTTCCCCCGACCATGTTCCACCTGCTCGAGGAGATCCAGTGGGTGCCCACCATCGAGCTCACGGTGCACGGCCGGGGGCGGCCGGTCCCCGGGTGGTTGCAGTGCCGGTTCCAGACCAGGTACGTGATCGGGGGCTACCTGGAGGAGGACGGCGAGATCTGGGACCAGGCCGGAACGCTCGTCGCGCTGTCCCGGCAGCTCGCCAAGGTCCGCGGCTGAAACCCGGCCGTTCCGCCACCGATGGAGGCTGGGATACTCGGAGCGTGACTCCGGCCGACCCCACCCACACCGACCGATGAACGCCGCCACCGCGCTCGCCTCGGACCCCGTCCTCCAGGCGCTGTGCCCGCTGGCCTTCCAGATGCGGCGAGTGAGCGGCGCCGTGGTGGGGCGGGCCGCGGAACTGGCAGCCATCGAGTCCGAGATGGCCTCGAGCCGCAACGGCCTTGCGGCTGTCACGCTCGAGGGCGAGCCGGGGATCGGCAAGACCCGCTTGCTGCTGGCGGCGACCCAGATGGCCACAGACACCGGTTTCATCTCCGTGGCGGTCGCGGCCGACGAGACCCTCCGGGGGCCCTTCCTGCTCATGCGCTCGGTCCTGTCCTCCCCGGACGCAGCGGAGGCCGTCCAGGGAACTGACGCCGAGCCGGTCCTGCGCCGGGCCCTCCAGGCGCTGTCGGGCCACGGCGATGCCAGCCTGGAAACCCTGCCGGCGGACCAGAAGCTTCTCCGCCAGTTCGACCTCGTCGCGCTGGCCCTTCGCGCGCTTGCTCTGGTGAAGCCGGTGGCCCTGTTCGCCGACGACGTGCAGTGGGCGGACGAGGACAGCCTGCGGGCCCTCCGCTACGCCGTCCGGACCGACGCGGCCAGCCCGATCTTCCTGCTCCTGGCCATGCGTCCGGAGGAAACCGCGGTGCTCACCGAGGCGGTCAACCTCATCGCCGACATGGAGCGGATCGGCCTGATCCGCCGCCTGAGGCTGGACCGCTTCACACCCGCGGAGACCGCTGCCTTCCTCCGCCAGCACCTCGGCGGGCCGGTCGACGTGGCCGGCGCCGCCACCATCCACGCCCAGGCCGAGGGGGTCCCGTTCATCCTGGAGGAGCTGGTCCGGGCGTTCCGGGACGCCGGCATGATCCAGCAGATCGACGGCACGTGGAGCCTGGCCAAGAACGCCGACCGGCTGGCGCCGTCAGCCGTCCAGACCCTCATCCAGCGCCGGGCCGGGCAGCTGCCTGAGGACGCGAAGGTCTCCCTGTCCGAGGCCGCCGTGCTTGGACGCAGCTTCAGCCTGCGCGACCTCCAGGCGGTGAAGGCCCGCCTGGGCGATCCGGACGCCGAGGCCGACATGGCCCGGCTGGCCGAGTCGATGGCTCCCGCCGTGACGGCGGGGTTGCTGAACCAGCACACGCAGGGGGCGCCGGCCGACTACAGCTTCAGCCACGAGCAGGTCCGCCAGTTCTCCCTGGCCGCCCTGTCGCCGCCCCGCCGGCGGGCCATCCACGCCGCGATCGTCCACCTGCTGACCGAGGGTGGCGAGCCCTCGGTGGAGAGCCTTCCCCTGCTCGCCCACCACGCCGCCGAGTCCGGCGACACGGAGCAGTGCGCCCGGTACTCCATCGATGCCGCCCGGGCGGCCCTGGCGTCGCACGCCCCGGAGGAAGTGCTGCGCGCGGTGGAGGTCGCGCTGCCGGTGACCTCCATCCCGGCGGACCGGGTGACCCTGCTGTCCCTCCGCGACGACGCCCTGGACATGCTCCGGCGGCCCAGCGACCGCCTGGAAGGGCTGGCCGAGCTGAGTGCGCTGGTGGACGCCCTCGGCGATCCGCACCTCGAGCTCCAGGTCATGCTGCGCCGCGCAGCCGCGCTCCGCATTTCGGGCGAGGAGGACCGCGCCTCCGACCTGGCCCACCGGGTCCGGGACCTGGCCTGTGAGCGCGGCGACGCCCAGGCGGAGCTGGCCGCGTGCCTCGAGCTGGGCCAAGCCCTGGTCCGGACCGAGCTCGGCGAGGGGTTCACCGCTTCTGCGGCGGAGGTCGACTTCGACGCGGCCGAGGAAGCGTTCGGACGCGCGGCCGAGCTGGCCCGGGAACTGGGCGACGACCCCGCCCTGGCCGCCGCCACCCGCGAGCTCGGCTGCATCGAGATCGGTCGGGTCCGCGGGTGGTTCGTGGAACAGGTGAAGGCGGGAGAGGCGGTCGCGTTCCTGGCCCGCATCGCGGCCGGCGAGACGGTCGACGAGGTCCTGCCCACCCTTCCCATCGCTCCGAACGTGATGGCCGCCCGGGAGCACCTCCAGAACGCGCTGGAGCTGTTCGAGAAGATCGGCGACCGCCGAGGGGTGATGTCCTCGATCATCGCCCTGGCCTACCTGCGCTACGGCGCCGAGATCCATATCGGCTCCAACGCCGCGCAGCGGATCGAGGAGATCCGGAACCTCGCCCAGCGGATGCGCTCCTTCTCCAAGGAGAGCGAGCGGGCCGCGGCGGACGCGCAGATGGCGTATGGGGTCCACGTGTTCGCCCGGGCCAAGGTCATCCCGGACCTGGCCATCTCGCGCGGGGAGGAGGCCTACTGGGCCGCGAAGACCCTGGGCGACCGCTCGCTGGAGTTCCTGGCCGCGGGCGGGACGGCCCTGGCCCACCTGGACGTGGGGGACGTCCAGGAGGCGGAACGGTGGCTGGACCTCGCGGCGCAGGCCGCGGCGGCGGCCCCCACCCCGCTGCGAGCCCGCCGGATGGAGCTTTGGCGAGGCCAGGCCCGCGCGGCCGCGGGCGACGCCCCGGGCATGCGCGAACACTTCGAGCGGGCCCTCGACCTGGCCACCGACCAGGGCCGGCCGTCCGCGCGCTGCGAGGTCCTGGCCAGGCTGGCCATCGAGGCCGCGCGGCTGGGCGCACAGCGTGGCGACGAGGAGCTGCTGTCGCTGGCCGAACGCTCGGCTCACGGGGCCAAGGAGCTGGTGCTGGGGTTCGTGGCCCACCAGCCGTGGGGCGCCTATGCCGACGCGGCCCTGGCCGAGGTGGCGCTGGCCCGGGGCGACCTCCCGGCGGCCGGAGCGGCCGGCCGGGCCGTCGCGTCGGCGCTCCAGGAGGCCATGCGCGAGGACGTCTATCCGGAGATGCTGCTCCCCACGGCCAGGGCCATCCTGGCCGGCGGAGAGGAGCACGAGAAGCAGACGATCCGGATGTTCCTCCAGATCCTGCTGGCCATGACGGCTCAGCGGACGGTGGATGAGGAAATTAGGGTCAAGTGGTTCCGAGGGCCCATCGGCAGCGAGTGGAGCCGGCTGGCCGGCCAGGTGTCCACCGAGGCCACAATCGGGGCCCAGGGCAACGGGGCGGTGGCGGGCCTGGACGAGGAGGAGCGCCGTCTCCTCGGCCTGCTGACCGAGGGCATGACGACGGCCGAGATGGCCGAGCGTCTGGGCTCGGACGAGGCGTCGGTCCGGGTCAAGCTCCAGGAGATGTTCGCCAAGATTGGCGCGTCCTCGCGGGGCGAGGCCACTGCATTCGCGCTGCGCGAGGGAGTGCTGTAGCCGTGCTGCGGGTCCGGGTGGACCGCCACCGGTGCATCGGCGCCGGCAACTGCGTCACCATTGCGCCAACAGCGTTCGATTGGCACGAGGGCGACTTCGCCAAGGCCGCCGTGGTGGACCCGGACAGCGTGGAGGAGGAGCTGCTCCGCGAGGCCGCGCTGGCGTGCCCCACCCTGGCCGTGGTGATCGAGGAGGTCGCCGAGCTCCTGCCGTGGCAGCTCAGGAGCGCCGGCGCCGGGCGGTCCCAGCGGGTCATGAAGACCTTCATGTTCACCGACATGGTGGGCTCCACGCAGCTGGTGGAGGCGCTCGGCGACGAGGCGTGGGAGGTCCTGCTGCGCTGGCACGACGAGACGCTCCGGGCGCTCTTCGCCGCGCACCAGGGCGACGAGGTCACCGCGACCGGCGACGGATTCTTCGTGGGCTTCGACAGCCCCGAGGCCGCCCTGGCCTGCGCGGTGGCCATTCAGCGGAAGCTGGCCGACCACCGCCGGACCCAGGGGTTCGCACCGCAAGTGAGGATCGGCGTGCACGCGTCTGAGGCCACGCAGGTGGCACGGAACTTCCGGGGCAAGGGTGTGCACGAGGCGGCCAGGATCGCCGCCCTGGCCGGTCCGGGCCAGATCCTGGCCAGCCAGGTCACCGCCGCCGGGACCCGGTACCAGGCCTCCGAGCCGAGGACCGAGACCCTGAAGGGCATCGCCGAGCCGGTCGAGGTCGTCTCGATCGACTGGCGCTGACCGGGCGCGCACCGCGCCCGTTTCCCCCAGCGCCGACCGCGGCGCCGCGCCTGGCACCCGGACGTTCAGTGGCAGCCGTCGAACGAGAAGTGGCCGGGGTCGCTGGCCGGTTCGGACTGGCACCATCCGGCTCGTTCCAAGGAACGGATCACGCCCGGCGTGTCCAGGCTGAGCTGCGTGATGTCCACGGCCGCCCCGAGCTGGTGATACGAGGTCCCCGGCGACGCGCAGCGCCCGGGGCACCCGTCGGCGTCCCCGCAGATGGCCCAGCACGCCTCCCCTTGCTGCCCGCACGACCGGTAGCTCTGGACCACCTGGATGGCCCCGCCGGCCAGCCGCTGCGCCTTCCGGAGCGCCCGCATCGCCACGGGCTGGAGGGTGACCCCGTGCCACGTGCTGAGCGGAGGCCGTTCCCGGCAGACGTCGTCCGGCCGGACCAGTGGGTCGCGGGTGGCCACCCG
The genomic region above belongs to Actinomycetota bacterium and contains:
- a CDS encoding DUF11 domain-containing protein; its protein translation is MFASAPSTQGTCAQVSASKVVCTLGTLTNGQTVTIGIQAQVVSSGKATNSASVTNTSVDSFAGTSVSRVTTDIPPS
- a CDS encoding thioesterase family protein, whose amino-acid sequence is MSRPPIDHDSSAFDRGIAVQPAGEARWHGEVEPKWNIGSAPNGGYLLSIALSALREALPHPDPVAVSAHYPSRVSPGPVEVQVEAVRAGRGHSVGVAWLEQGGERRVYVGATFGDLGAMDGPTIVSGERPDIPGPDACIPAAGPIAPQFLEQFDMRLTPESAGFAVGLRSGRGLMEGWVRFADGREPDSLSLPLFADSFPPTMFHLLEEIQWVPTIELTVHGRGRPVPGWLQCRFQTRYVIGGYLEEDGEIWDQAGTLVALSRQLAKVRG
- a CDS encoding AAA family ATPase, which encodes MNAATALASDPVLQALCPLAFQMRRVSGAVVGRAAELAAIESEMASSRNGLAAVTLEGEPGIGKTRLLLAATQMATDTGFISVAVAADETLRGPFLLMRSVLSSPDAAEAVQGTDAEPVLRRALQALSGHGDASLETLPADQKLLRQFDLVALALRALALVKPVALFADDVQWADEDSLRALRYAVRTDAASPIFLLLAMRPEETAVLTEAVNLIADMERIGLIRRLRLDRFTPAETAAFLRQHLGGPVDVAGAATIHAQAEGVPFILEELVRAFRDAGMIQQIDGTWSLAKNADRLAPSAVQTLIQRRAGQLPEDAKVSLSEAAVLGRSFSLRDLQAVKARLGDPDAEADMARLAESMAPAVTAGLLNQHTQGAPADYSFSHEQVRQFSLAALSPPRRRAIHAAIVHLLTEGGEPSVESLPLLAHHAAESGDTEQCARYSIDAARAALASHAPEEVLRAVEVALPVTSIPADRVTLLSLRDDALDMLRRPSDRLEGLAELSALVDALGDPHLELQVMLRRAAALRISGEEDRASDLAHRVRDLACERGDAQAELAACLELGQALVRTELGEGFTASAAEVDFDAAEEAFGRAAELARELGDDPALAAATRELGCIEIGRVRGWFVEQVKAGEAVAFLARIAAGETVDEVLPTLPIAPNVMAAREHLQNALELFEKIGDRRGVMSSIIALAYLRYGAEIHIGSNAAQRIEEIRNLAQRMRSFSKESERAAADAQMAYGVHVFARAKVIPDLAISRGEEAYWAAKTLGDRSLEFLAAGGTALAHLDVGDVQEAERWLDLAAQAAAAAPTPLRARRMELWRGQARAAAGDAPGMREHFERALDLATDQGRPSARCEVLARLAIEAARLGAQRGDEELLSLAERSAHGAKELVLGFVAHQPWGAYADAALAEVALARGDLPAAGAAGRAVASALQEAMREDVYPEMLLPTARAILAGGEEHEKQTIRMFLQILLAMTAQRTVDEEIRVKWFRGPIGSEWSRLAGQVSTEATIGAQGNGAVAGLDEEERRLLGLLTEGMTTAEMAERLGSDEASVRVKLQEMFAKIGASSRGEATAFALREGVL
- a CDS encoding ferredoxin, translating into MLRVRVDRHRCIGAGNCVTIAPTAFDWHEGDFAKAAVVDPDSVEEELLREAALACPTLAVVIEEVAELLPWQLRSAGAGRSQRVMKTFMFTDMVGSTQLVEALGDEAWEVLLRWHDETLRALFAAHQGDEVTATGDGFFVGFDSPEAALACAVAIQRKLADHRRTQGFAPQVRIGVHASEATQVARNFRGKGVHEAARIAALAGPGQILASQVTAAGTRYQASEPRTETLKGIAEPVEVVSIDWR
- a CDS encoding D-alanyl-D-alanine carboxypeptidase family protein, whose product is MRLTTRGRRVAAAVVGITLVAGGLFAWRVATRDPLVRPDDVCRERPPLSTWHGVTLQPVAMRALRKAQRLAGGAIQVVQSYRSCGQQGEACWAICGDADGCPGRCASPGTSYHQLGAAVDITQLSLDTPGVIRSLERAGWCQSEPASDPGHFSFDGCH